The following nucleotide sequence is from Marinobacter sp. MDS2.
GCAGAAATGGATGAGTACCTGACATCCCTCCAAAACCAGCAGAATAGTTAGTGCACTGGCCGGAGTAATTCATCCCGGCCAGTCAGACATTCCAGCCGAGCCCGAAGACGTGGCCTTTCTGCGTAAGTCCTTTGGCGGGCTGTCCCCCTTCAACCGTTGCTTTTCTTAACGACTTTCACTGAAACCTGCTGTCAGTAGAGCCAATGCCATACGTAATTGTACTGATAGGGTGTGTCAAGCGAACCCTGTCACAAATGCGGAGTCGTGTCGGTGTGGTGGGTTTAACCTTTGTAGGGAGTGGGAGTGGGGAATGATCGTAAAACACAAGCACCTAATGCCTTGGATGCTTTCTTTAATGTTAGTGCTTTCAGGGTGTGGCGGAGAATCTTCCGACAGTTCAGAGGACGGTGCGGGGTCTTCTGCTGGATCTGAAATCAGTGATGAAAGCGCTTCGGATACGCTCGATTCCAGAAAAGTAGTTGGCCAAAGCATGACGCTAGGCAACCGGCAGTCTGAATCGCGCCTCGTTGATGTCTACGCCGATGATGGGCGCCAATGGCAGCCCTATGATCGAGCACCTGAGTTTACCCATGCCGTCGCCTCCGAAGGCCAGACGATCACCCTGTCTGATGGCACACAGCTGTTCGCCAAAGTCACGCTGCCTGGATTCGGTGAAGGTGAGGCGGCAGACGGTCCATTTCCGGTAGTGCTCACACAGACTTCCTATAACACGTCGTTCGGGCAGTATGTGCCTCAAATTGGTGGTGCCAACGAGTTTCTGGTCAAGCGCGGTTATGCTCATGTGGTAGTGGATGTTCGGGGCACTGGCAATTCCGGTGGAAGCTGGGCTGCGTTCGACGAGCGAGAGCAGCAGGATTATCTGGAAGTGCTGAACTGGGTCGTGGCTCAAGACTGGGCCCAAGACCGTATTGGTCTGGAAGGTATTTCCTATTTGGGTATTACCTCGGTACTGACCGCGCAGCACAACCATCCCGCGGTAAAGGCGGCGTTCCCCATCGTGCCGATCGGGGATGGGTATCGGGACATTGTCTTTACCGGTGGTAATGTGAACGCCACGTTCATTCCGCTCTGGCTCGGTATGGTGACCGGTTTCGGTATTATTCCAGCAGAGATGGCGGCGGTTGATCCGGAAGCCTTTTTGAAAGCGATACCTGAACGCATAGTGGGCGCTTTGACGGGTTTCCAGGTGCCCACGATTGTTAATGCCCTTACCGGTGTACCTGAAACGGCTTACGACGGCGATTTTTGGGCGATTCGCTCTCCGCTTGAAGGCGCCGATAAAATCAACGTGCCGACCTTTATTGTGGGTGGATTATTTGACCTGTTTCAGCGCAGCGAGCCACTCTGGTTTGAACAGTTGAATGGCCGGGTAGACACCAAACTGCTGATCGGACCCTGGGATCACGTTGGTGCCGCGGGTGTCGGTTTTCTGAGCGGTGGCGAGGCAGATCAGCACGGTGTGCCGGATCTGGATACTTTGCGCCTGCAATGGTTTGACGAGTACGTTATGGGGCTGGACACCGGCGTTCAGAATCAGCCGGATGTTACCCAGTATGTGCTCGGGTTAGACGAATACGACACCACCAGTCATTGGCCTCACCCGGATATGAAGGCTGAACGTTACTATTTGAGCCCGGCGGAAGGTTTCGCTCGTATTGGTCAGATGCAGCCAGAGGCTCCGGAAGATGCTGGAACAGCGCTGGTGGCCCAACACCCGTTAAACGGGCTGTGCTCGTCCAGTCTTGATCAGTGGACAGCAGGGTTGGGCGGCATGCTTCCTCTTCCGTGCGTTCAAGACAATTCGTTGGCAGAACTTGCAGCCGCCAAATATGAGCTGCAGGCTGGCGAAGATGGTCTGTATCTGAATGGTCCCATGCAAGCCGACCTATGGGTTTCGACCACCGCCCAAGATGTGCAGGTTTCTGTAAGGTTGGACATTGTTAACCCGAACGGCACCACCACCCCGGTAACAAACGGTTTGATGACGGCAGGTCTGAACTCGGTGGATGAAACCCGCTCGCGATTCGTAAACGGGGAAATGATTCAACCTTGGCATACCTTCCGCCTGGACGACGTTCAGCCCTATGAGCCCGGAGAAGTGCGTAAGGTGTCGGTAGAAATCTTCGCAAGCAGTGCGTATGTGCCGCCGGGGTCCAGTTTGAGAGTGTCGGTGAACACCAGCAATATTGCGCAAGGGTTGCCGCCGCTGCTCACCGCGCTCAATTCGTTGTTGGGCGTGATGACGTTGCACACCGGGCCCGAAACGCCTTCGAGCGTGGTTCTGCCCGTTGTACCATCGGCTAAGCTGGATGCAATGCAGGCGCGGTAACGCCCTCGCGCACTCTGACCACGTCCGCCATCACCGAAAGGGCGATCTCGGCGGGCGTTTTACTGCCGATGTTCAGGCCGATGGGCATGTGAATGCGATCGGCCTGAGCTTCGGTTAACCCTCCAATGCGCAGTAAGCGCTCTCGGCGTTTCTCGGAGGTTTTTTGTGAACCCATAACGCCGATATAGAACGCTTCGGTTTTGACCGCTTCAATAAGTGCCGTGTCGTCTATTTTAGGATCATGAGTGAGTGCAACGACTGCGGTTGCGCGGTGACAACCTTCACGGGCAATCCATACCGAGGGCAGTTCCTGACGCAGGGTGACGCCCGGCACGTTGAAGTGGCGCACCTCCTCCGGCCTTGGATCGCAAACGATAACCTCGAAGCCCAGGCTGTGAGCGAAGCTTGCGCACACGGTGGAGACCGGCGAAAGCCCGGCAATCAACAATCGCGAAACGGGCCCGACGCGCAAACGTACGCGCTGTTGCTCTGCGACTTCCTCAACTTTGCTGCCCAGGCTGTGGTCCGGGATCAGTTCAACACAGCCGGATTCCAGGCATACATCACGAACCAGAGCCCCGGCACCCCCCAGTGCTTGTTTCAAGGCCAGAAAGTGCTCGATTGTCTGTTCGTTGGCCGGCCAGTGTTCCACCAGTACATCCAGAACACCACCGCAAGGAAGGCTGACACGAGGGTTATCCGGGCCGTCTGAGGCGCCGTATCGGATCCGGTTTACGGGCCCCCGGAATTCCCCTTCACTCAATCGGGAGAGAAAATCTTCCTCTACACAGCCGCCAGACAGCGACCCGCAATGATCACCGTCGGCTTTTGCGATCAACCAGGAACCCGGTGCTCGCGGCGATGAGCCAAAGGTACTCAGTACGGTACACAGCCAGAAATCCTCGCTGGCTTTGCTCCAGCGGATGGCATGCTCAACAACCTGAATGTCCAGCGGCTGCATGGGTGTCTCCCGAAACGTTGTTTAAACGATGTTCTTATTCAAAACTCTAGGCTGCGCCAACTATATCAGGGGCCAAGCATGAGTGGGTGACAGGCAATAATCAATGCCTTGCGGTGTGGCGATAGTCGCTGGGTGATTTCCCCATCACTTTTTTGAACAGGCGAGAAAAGTAGTAGGCGTCGTCGTAGCCCAGTTGGCGGCTGATATCCGCAAACGTTTGGCTGGTGGTGTCCAGCAGTTCGCACGCCCGTTCCACCTTCAGGTGCAAAAAATGCTGGATGGGAGCAGTGCCGGTTTGCTCGCGATAGCGGGTGGCAAAATGTGCGGGGGACAGGCCGGCGAGTTCCGCCAACTCATTCAGTGTCAGCCGTTCTTCAAGGTGTTCCCGCATGTAGTTGTGAATAACCTCGAGCTCAGCCTGCCGGGCTTGCCCGGTTTCGTCAGCATTGATCGGAACTGCTGCCAGCAGTTGTCGTAATCGGTTGCTGGCATGAATCAGGCCTTGGGTGCGAAACCCGGTTTGGCGCACCGACAACAAGCCGTTGAAATCCACCAGCAAACGCGGTTGCCGGCCCAAATGGCGAATGTAGGTGCCGTTGGTGAAGCCCATGTGTTGCCGAAATGCTTCCGCTAAGGGGCCGGAGTAGTGAACCCAGTGAATGGACCACGGGTTGTTCGGGTCTGCGGTGTACCGGTGGCTGGCTCCGGCGGGCAAGAGCAGCAAATCGCCAGAGCCAACGGTGTGGGGCACACCTTCTACGTTAAGGAACGCGTTTCCATCCGTGCAATAGATCAAAAGATTGTCGCGGTGATGCTCCCGGTGCATATGATGCCCGATGGCCTTTCGGTAGTGGCCAAAAGCAAGGGGGTAAAGCTCTCGGGTCAGGTCATGACTGGCGAGCAGGCGCACGATAGGCTCTGGAATCACGTATCGAACGCTGTCCGCTGGCACCGGCCATTGCGAGGTTTGTGTCGATTGAGAAAGATTTGTTTTTCTTGGCATCGAAAAATAATCCATCAAGAGCGAAATTTAGTCAATCACCTATTGTTGGTGTGCGTGCTAGTCTGTGGGTAAATCATCGCCTTGGTGTGGTTGGTAGACGACCACCGAGGCGTTCCGGATAACAACAACCACGGGACAGCATCATGAAGAAAGTACCTCAGTATATTGCCGGTGAATTTGCGCAGAGCCAGACCCAGAACTGGATCGATGTAACCAACCCTGCAACCAACGA
It contains:
- a CDS encoding XdhC family protein, yielding MQPLDIQVVEHAIRWSKASEDFWLCTVLSTFGSSPRAPGSWLIAKADGDHCGSLSGGCVEEDFLSRLSEGEFRGPVNRIRYGASDGPDNPRVSLPCGGVLDVLVEHWPANEQTIEHFLALKQALGGAGALVRDVCLESGCVELIPDHSLGSKVEEVAEQQRVRLRVGPVSRLLIAGLSPVSTVCASFAHSLGFEVIVCDPRPEEVRHFNVPGVTLRQELPSVWIAREGCHRATAVVALTHDPKIDDTALIEAVKTEAFYIGVMGSQKTSEKRRERLLRIGGLTEAQADRIHMPIGLNIGSKTPAEIALSVMADVVRVREGVTAPALHPA
- a CDS encoding AraC family transcriptional regulator, with protein sequence MPRKTNLSQSTQTSQWPVPADSVRYVIPEPIVRLLASHDLTRELYPLAFGHYRKAIGHHMHREHHRDNLLIYCTDGNAFLNVEGVPHTVGSGDLLLLPAGASHRYTADPNNPWSIHWVHYSGPLAEAFRQHMGFTNGTYIRHLGRQPRLLVDFNGLLSVRQTGFRTQGLIHASNRLRQLLAAVPINADETGQARQAELEVIHNYMREHLEERLTLNELAELAGLSPAHFATRYREQTGTAPIQHFLHLKVERACELLDTTSQTFADISRQLGYDDAYYFSRLFKKVMGKSPSDYRHTARH
- a CDS encoding CocE/NonD family hydrolase; translated protein: MIVKHKHLMPWMLSLMLVLSGCGGESSDSSEDGAGSSAGSEISDESASDTLDSRKVVGQSMTLGNRQSESRLVDVYADDGRQWQPYDRAPEFTHAVASEGQTITLSDGTQLFAKVTLPGFGEGEAADGPFPVVLTQTSYNTSFGQYVPQIGGANEFLVKRGYAHVVVDVRGTGNSGGSWAAFDEREQQDYLEVLNWVVAQDWAQDRIGLEGISYLGITSVLTAQHNHPAVKAAFPIVPIGDGYRDIVFTGGNVNATFIPLWLGMVTGFGIIPAEMAAVDPEAFLKAIPERIVGALTGFQVPTIVNALTGVPETAYDGDFWAIRSPLEGADKINVPTFIVGGLFDLFQRSEPLWFEQLNGRVDTKLLIGPWDHVGAAGVGFLSGGEADQHGVPDLDTLRLQWFDEYVMGLDTGVQNQPDVTQYVLGLDEYDTTSHWPHPDMKAERYYLSPAEGFARIGQMQPEAPEDAGTALVAQHPLNGLCSSSLDQWTAGLGGMLPLPCVQDNSLAELAAAKYELQAGEDGLYLNGPMQADLWVSTTAQDVQVSVRLDIVNPNGTTTPVTNGLMTAGLNSVDETRSRFVNGEMIQPWHTFRLDDVQPYEPGEVRKVSVEIFASSAYVPPGSSLRVSVNTSNIAQGLPPLLTALNSLLGVMTLHTGPETPSSVVLPVVPSAKLDAMQAR